In the Fibrobacter sp. UWB4 genome, AGGTCCTCGATGATTTCGTTTCGACTTACAGCAAGAATGTCGAGAAGCAGGGATTCGAGCTTACGGTTTCTTCGGACACGGATGCCGACAACATAAGCCTCATGATCGATCGCGATGCTATCATGCAGATCTTGATGAACCTTGTCGATAACTCGCTCAAGTTCTCCAAGAATGCGGACTACAAGATGATCAACGTGGAACTGCGCATCAAGGGTACCGACATGTACCTTGCCGTGCGCGACTACGGTCCGGGCATTCCGCCAAGCGAAATGAAGAAAGTCTTCCAGGAATTCTACAGGGTCGAAAATGAGATGACCCGACAGACGAGCGGTACGGGCATTGGCCTTTCGATGGTAAAGAAATTGTGCAATTTATGTAATATGAGCATAGAATTGGAAAACGCGAATCCCGGTCTGCGCACAAAAATACACTTCCCGAGCTTGTCCATTTAAGGTTTCATTATGTATTTTTGAGGTGTGCCGTTCAAGTAGCGGCTACCTAAAAATTCAAAGAGGCGCGGTATGACACAGGACGATATCATTAAGAATCCGTCGGATTATGATCTTTCTATCGAAACTGTTGGTAAGGGCACTTTAAAGTCCCCGATGAACGGTGTTCCTTTTGTTTCCGAAAATGACAAGGTCAGCCTTACTACTGACGTCAAGCTCATCTCTGAATATCTTGCCAAGGGCATTCCGGTTCCGTCTCTTGAGGCGGCCGGCCCTCGCCAAACAATTTTCCATGACCCGGCTTGGACGCGCGCAGGCATCGTGACCTGCGGTGGCCTCTGCCCTGGTCTGAACAATGTCATTAAGGGCCTTGTTCAGGTGCTCTGGTTTGACTACGGTGTGAGGAACATCTTCGGCATTCCGTACGGCTATCGCGGATTGAACCCGAGCTACGGTTACTCTCCTATAGTGCTTGACCCGGATGTGGTCGATGCCATTCAGGAAGATGGCGGCACGATTCTTGGAAGTTCTCGCGGAATGCAGGATCCGGCGGTGATGGTCGATACGCTCATGCGACTCAACATCAACGTGCTGTTCTGCATCGGTGGTGACGGTACGCTCCGTGGCGCACATGCCATTGCTGAAGAAGTCAAGAAGCGTAAGCAGCCCATCTCGATTATCGGCATCCCGAAGACGATCGACAACGACTTGAACCTGATCGACAGGACGTTCGGTTTTGAAACCGCCGTGCTCAG is a window encoding:
- a CDS encoding ATP-dependent 6-phosphofructokinase, which codes for MTQDDIIKNPSDYDLSIETVGKGTLKSPMNGVPFVSENDKVSLTTDVKLISEYLAKGIPVPSLEAAGPRQTIFHDPAWTRAGIVTCGGLCPGLNNVIKGLVQVLWFDYGVRNIFGIPYGYRGLNPSYGYSPIVLDPDVVDAIQEDGGTILGSSRGMQDPAVMVDTLMRLNINVLFCIGGDGTLRGAHAIAEEVKKRKQPISIIGIPKTIDNDLNLIDRTFGFETAVLSATDVITSAHIEANGAYNGLGLVKLMGRDSGFIAAYASLATTVVNICLVPEVPFTLDGLFRALESRYANGKTHAVIAVAEGAGQELFKNQEERRDASGNILKNDIGEFLAHKIKEHFDKVGKEINIKYFDPSYMVRSIPAKGTDAIFCFQLAEAAVHAGMAGKTDMVVGSMNNVFSHVPIEYAVSERKKINPNGTLWHAVLGITRQQDYFSGKGKRSK